Proteins encoded within one genomic window of Cellulomonas xiejunii:
- the pflA gene encoding pyruvate formate-lyase-activating protein, with protein MTSTTEQTGAPVVPLGLPLVGGSHTRTQGHGTAGLETTEAERSERLAAVREGRVGSVHSWELVTAVDGPGTRLTVFLSGCPLQCLYCHNPDTMQMRRGTDVSADELLTRIARYRGVFKATGGGLTISGGEPLMQPAFVRRLVRGADAMDVPVALDTSGYLGAQATDEMLDDVSLVLLDVKSGLPDTYKRVTGRELQPTLDFGRRLAARGNRMWIRFVLVPGLTDAPENVEAVADYVASLGEAVERVEVLPFHQMGRDKWADLGLRYELEDTEPPSHETTESVRDVFRARGLPTF; from the coding sequence ATGACCAGCACCACCGAGCAGACCGGGGCACCGGTCGTGCCGCTCGGTCTGCCGCTCGTCGGCGGCTCGCACACGCGCACGCAGGGTCACGGGACCGCGGGCCTCGAGACGACGGAGGCCGAGCGCAGCGAGCGCCTCGCGGCGGTCCGCGAGGGGCGTGTGGGCTCCGTCCACTCCTGGGAGCTCGTGACCGCGGTCGACGGTCCGGGAACCCGTCTGACGGTCTTCCTGTCCGGGTGCCCGCTGCAGTGCCTGTACTGCCACAACCCCGACACGATGCAGATGCGCCGGGGGACCGACGTCTCCGCGGACGAGCTCCTCACCCGCATCGCGCGCTACCGCGGCGTGTTCAAGGCCACGGGTGGCGGCCTGACGATCTCCGGTGGTGAGCCGCTCATGCAGCCGGCGTTCGTCCGGCGTCTCGTGCGCGGTGCGGACGCCATGGACGTGCCGGTGGCGCTCGACACGTCCGGGTACCTCGGTGCCCAGGCCACTGACGAGATGCTCGACGACGTCTCACTCGTGCTGCTCGACGTGAAGTCCGGACTCCCGGACACGTACAAGCGGGTCACGGGCCGCGAGCTGCAGCCGACGCTCGACTTCGGCCGGCGCCTGGCCGCCCGCGGCAATCGCATGTGGATCCGGTTCGTCCTGGTCCCCGGCCTGACCGACGCGCCCGAGAACGTCGAGGCGGTCGCCGACTACGTGGCGTCCCTCGGTGAGGCCGTCGAGCGGGTCGAGGTGCTGCCGTTCCACCAGATGGGCCGTGACAAGTGGGCCGACCTGGGCCTTCGCTACGAGCTCGAGGACACCGAGCCCCCGTCGCACGAGACCACCGAGTCCGTCCGCGACGTCTTCCGCGCCCGCGGACTGCCGACGTTCTGA